One genomic window of uncultured delta proteobacterium includes the following:
- a CDS encoding conserved hypothetical protein (Evidence 4 : Homologs of previously reported genes of unknown function): protein MMNAERYFLFQSDFWEQFFPFLRSGKKAVRHAGARPKSYGNATLLAPSEALDMNRVYLLALGTIVVFMAFSLLFIFHTARLSRDDTIGHIQAATRQTKLAIEEHVAEEFATLMAASVVAENRDLLAEDDALYGLMKGLCAYNAYVAVGFADAERQTVWLDRHGRQYRSSLFNEDFIHQALANKKTVSKSRWDEASDSMVNFYAVPVYAPGTNTVKGVLFAADPEEELLNFIDRSLYAGKGLAHIIDRNGKYILKSKSPLVPPTGSSIFSPYTLPDETKRQQLLASLAAGESGHLEQPVNGENRFVAYTPLNINDWYVFYAVPENMVSAGLKSVTSGATTIIVIAMAVFASLILLIRHVNNKARRTLETAAFVDPVTGGSSYSKFLLDAAAILRKAGKTNYALLYADIEDFRYINDLLGREAGDRLLRYWAKFMQEVTQEGEAFCRLNGDIFVALRRYKSRQELEKRFMSLVHHLAVYPEILSRGYKVEVACGVYLTGETDERLSVHDMLDRAITAQKSVKRKNGVRRLCYYSREMREQKLWEAEVEATMEGALENGEFHLYLQPKIAIQDGDRIMGAEALVRWISPEKGTVPPGRFIELFERNNFIVKLDRFVFEAACRHYRETVLEGPAPPYILSVNVSRLSLMQPDFSGTYAQIKDRFKLPDGCMELEFTESLVFENHALLQSIVADCKRRGFLCSLDDFGAGYSSLNLLKSLHVDMLKLDRQFFQYDHNAERGRELVRNIVVMAKALDMKTVAEGIDAPDQVAELRDMGCDAIQGYVFAKPMPVEDFRHFSVTWQRARDEEKSLRDPERSESEELELESAV, encoded by the coding sequence ATGATGAATGCTGAACGGTACTTTCTTTTCCAGTCGGATTTTTGGGAGCAGTTTTTTCCCTTTCTCCGCAGCGGAAAGAAAGCGGTCCGCCATGCCGGCGCCAGACCGAAATCATATGGGAACGCGACCCTCCTGGCTCCCTCCGAGGCTCTGGACATGAACCGCGTCTATCTTTTGGCCCTGGGAACCATCGTGGTTTTTATGGCCTTCAGCCTGCTGTTCATTTTCCATACCGCCCGGCTGAGCCGGGATGACACCATCGGCCACATCCAGGCGGCGACCCGGCAAACCAAGCTCGCCATAGAAGAGCATGTTGCTGAAGAATTCGCGACGCTTATGGCGGCATCCGTCGTGGCGGAAAACCGGGACTTGCTGGCGGAGGATGATGCTTTGTACGGCCTGATGAAAGGCTTGTGCGCCTATAACGCCTATGTGGCCGTGGGCTTTGCGGACGCGGAAAGGCAGACGGTCTGGCTGGACCGGCATGGCCGGCAATACCGTTCCAGTCTTTTCAATGAAGATTTCATCCACCAGGCGCTGGCCAATAAAAAAACGGTCAGCAAATCACGCTGGGATGAAGCCAGCGACAGTATGGTCAATTTCTATGCTGTTCCTGTTTACGCCCCCGGGACCAATACGGTAAAGGGCGTGCTTTTCGCGGCCGACCCGGAAGAGGAACTGCTCAACTTTATCGACCGGTCTTTATACGCGGGCAAGGGTCTGGCCCATATTATCGACCGCAACGGCAAGTATATCCTCAAGTCCAAAAGCCCGCTGGTGCCGCCAACAGGCAGCAGCATTTTCTCCCCGTACACGCTGCCCGACGAAACCAAGCGGCAGCAGCTTCTTGCCAGCCTGGCGGCGGGCGAGAGCGGGCACCTGGAACAGCCCGTTAACGGGGAAAACCGGTTCGTCGCCTATACGCCGCTGAACATAAACGATTGGTATGTCTTTTACGCCGTGCCGGAAAACATGGTCAGCGCCGGGCTGAAGAGCGTCACCTCGGGAGCCACAACGATCATCGTCATCGCCATGGCTGTTTTCGCCTCGCTCATTCTGCTCATCCGCCACGTCAACAACAAAGCGCGGCGGACACTGGAGACCGCGGCCTTTGTCGATCCGGTCACCGGCGGGAGCAGCTACAGTAAATTTCTGCTGGATGCGGCCGCCATCCTGCGCAAAGCCGGTAAAACAAACTACGCCCTTCTGTACGCCGATATTGAGGATTTCCGGTATATAAACGACCTGCTCGGGCGTGAGGCGGGCGACCGGCTGCTGCGCTACTGGGCAAAATTTATGCAGGAGGTTACGCAGGAAGGCGAGGCTTTCTGCCGGCTCAACGGCGATATTTTCGTGGCGTTGCGCCGGTATAAAAGCAGGCAGGAACTGGAGAAGCGCTTCATGAGCCTGGTGCACCACCTCGCCGTATACCCGGAAATCCTGTCCCGGGGCTACAAGGTGGAGGTAGCCTGCGGCGTCTATCTGACAGGGGAGACTGATGAACGGCTCAGCGTGCATGATATGCTGGACAGGGCCATCACGGCGCAAAAATCGGTCAAGAGGAAAAATGGCGTAAGGAGGCTGTGTTACTATTCCCGCGAAATGCGCGAGCAAAAACTGTGGGAAGCGGAAGTGGAAGCCACGATGGAAGGCGCGCTGGAAAACGGGGAATTCCACCTCTACCTCCAGCCCAAGATAGCCATCCAGGACGGCGACCGCATCATGGGGGCGGAAGCGCTCGTGCGGTGGATTTCGCCGGAAAAGGGCACCGTGCCGCCCGGCCGGTTCATTGAGCTTTTTGAACGGAACAACTTCATCGTCAAGCTGGACCGGTTCGTGTTCGAAGCCGCCTGCAGGCATTACCGGGAAACGGTGCTGGAAGGACCCGCCCCGCCGTACATACTCTCGGTCAACGTGTCCAGGCTGAGCCTCATGCAGCCCGATTTCAGCGGGACATACGCCCAGATCAAGGACCGTTTCAAGCTGCCCGACGGGTGCATGGAGTTGGAGTTCACGGAAAGCCTCGTCTTTGAGAACCACGCCCTCCTGCAATCCATTGTGGCGGATTGCAAGCGCAGGGGCTTTCTCTGCTCGCTGGACGACTTCGGCGCCGGGTACTCCTCGCTCAATCTGCTCAAGTCCCTCCACGTCGACATGCTGAAACTGGACAGGCAGTTTTTCCAGTACGACCACAACGCCGAGCGCGGGCGCGAGCTGGTACGGAACATCGTCGTCATGGCAAAGGCCCTGGACATGAAAACCGTGGCCGAGGGCATAGACGCGCCGGACCAGGTGGCGGAACTGCGGGATATGGGCTGCGACGCCATCCAGGGATATGTTTTCGCCAAGCCCATGCCGGTTGAGGATTTCCGGCACTTTTCCGTAACATGGCAGCGCGCCAGGGACGAAGAGAAATCTCTCCGGGACCCGGAAAGGTCGGAGAGCGAGGAGCTTGAGCTGGAATCAGCCGTGTAA
- a CDS encoding hypothetical protein (Evidence 5 : No homology to any previously reported sequences), translated as MKRLRGMMFAARPAGPHYEDLPDNNFKGFGARLWIVNPVKNGARHVMTVKKHHNR; from the coding sequence TTGAAGCGTTTACGGGGGATGATGTTTGCCGCGCGCCCGGCCGGGCCGCATTACGAAGATCTCCCGGATAATAATTTTAAAGGTTTTGGGGCTCGGCTATGGATTGTAAATCCCGTGAAAAACGGAGCCCGGCATGTAATGACTGTGAAAAAACACCACAATCGATAG
- a CDS encoding conserved hypothetical protein (Evidence 4 : Homologs of previously reported genes of unknown function), which produces MKPIKKIICPVDVYDFQPEAAEYALTLANALEAKILVVYVLEPVPPRYIEGYAFRIEAEEKKMLQNAETKMAEVMSHFCSICQDKGEVVVGYAADKILEIAKDRDGDIIVMASHCRSLVCRAVHGSVTNQVLANSNIPVLVVYPEEK; this is translated from the coding sequence ATGAAACCAATCAAAAAAATTATCTGCCCAGTAGACGTGTACGACTTTCAGCCGGAAGCCGCGGAATATGCCCTGACCCTGGCCAACGCCCTGGAGGCGAAAATTCTTGTTGTCTATGTGCTGGAACCGGTGCCCCCCCGGTATATCGAAGGCTATGCCTTCCGGATAGAAGCCGAAGAAAAGAAGATGCTGCAGAACGCCGAGACGAAAATGGCGGAAGTCATGTCCCATTTTTGCAGCATCTGCCAGGATAAGGGCGAGGTTGTCGTCGGCTACGCCGCCGATAAAATTCTCGAAATCGCGAAAGATCGCGACGGCGACATCATCGTCATGGCCAGCCACTGCCGCTCGCTTGTCTGCAGGGCCGTTCACGGCTCGGTCACGAACCAGGTGCTCGCCAACTCGAACATTCCCGTGCTGGTCGTGTACCCCGAAGAAAAGTAG
- a CDS encoding exported hypothetical protein (Evidence 5 : No homology to any previously reported sequences): MKIFPALATCLSLMLAAASPALAADITYPGYPLGPDFENKSDSLFPPASSPSGNTVTITGGSIAEAYSSQVLSGDVSGNALTITGGVVNGSIWGAATHNGTAFNNTVTMSGGSVVSDVHGAYSQGGDATNNRTVITGGRVGRIAYGAQADSGGNAIGNEVSLSGDAVVTSARGGWASSGNALNNRVYLDGNASVGFLTGGESGGVAGSTSGNLASGNEVHVLGGSVSTRIRGGHTYNGDAVNNLVRIHSPAYLAPTVDIHGGDTTVAGGDVFTGNTLDVLAFRGTVNSVQNFQFYNFSLPGSLGNGQTQVGIAGAAATDLTNATVTLLGVEGGGIILQPGDSVTLLGEATGMADFTTSVPKGSLLTYDFLVSTASGALTASLSKAELVPGSAALPEGRIAGLAFANQGADLIVGPGMAGALACAMPGEGWNTFGATQGGWSRYKTGSHVDVGGVSLLAGLARKTPLPVGNLTLGGFLEAGWGEYDTHNSFNNAASVNGDGDTRYYGGGILGCLELSNGLYMQASGRVGRADTHFSSGDMRDGMGQEARYDYGALYYGAHAGIGYLFRFNERALLDVSSKYLWTRLEDDNTHLSTGESVHFSSSESQRWRTGARFSHAVTGTVTPYIGAAYEYEFDGKARATAEGYRLRSADLKGGTGIGEAGISIMPAHGEGGLTLDLGIQGYVGTREGLTGSVQLKWEF; encoded by the coding sequence ATGAAAATCTTCCCGGCTCTCGCTACTTGTTTATCCCTCATGCTGGCGGCCGCTTCGCCGGCTTTGGCCGCGGACATCACCTACCCCGGCTACCCTTTGGGCCCCGACTTTGAAAACAAATCCGACTCTCTTTTTCCGCCCGCTTCCAGCCCCTCCGGCAATACAGTCACCATAACTGGCGGTTCCATCGCGGAGGCATACAGTTCCCAGGTTCTCAGCGGCGATGTGTCCGGCAACGCGCTGACCATCACCGGAGGCGTCGTCAATGGAAGCATTTGGGGCGCCGCCACCCATAACGGCACGGCTTTCAACAACACCGTGACCATGAGCGGCGGCAGCGTTGTGAGTGACGTGCACGGGGCGTATTCGCAAGGCGGCGACGCCACCAATAACCGGACCGTCATCACCGGCGGCCGTGTCGGCAGAATCGCTTACGGCGCACAGGCGGACAGCGGCGGCAACGCCATCGGCAACGAAGTTTCGCTTTCCGGCGACGCCGTGGTGACCAGCGCAAGAGGAGGCTGGGCCAGCAGCGGCAATGCCCTGAACAACAGGGTATATCTGGACGGCAACGCCTCCGTGGGCTTCCTCACCGGCGGAGAATCAGGTGGCGTTGCGGGCTCGACCAGCGGGAACCTGGCTTCCGGCAACGAAGTCCACGTGCTGGGCGGGTCCGTATCCACGCGCATACGGGGCGGCCACACTTACAACGGCGACGCGGTGAACAACCTGGTACGCATCCATTCCCCGGCGTATCTGGCTCCCACCGTGGATATTCACGGCGGGGATACCACCGTTGCGGGCGGCGACGTGTTCACCGGCAACACCCTGGACGTACTGGCTTTTCGCGGCACGGTGAACAGCGTGCAAAACTTTCAGTTCTACAACTTCTCCCTGCCCGGCTCACTCGGCAACGGGCAAACCCAGGTCGGCATCGCCGGAGCCGCCGCCACGGATTTGACGAACGCCACGGTGACCCTCCTCGGCGTGGAGGGCGGCGGCATCATCTTGCAGCCGGGCGACAGCGTCACGCTCCTCGGCGAGGCCACCGGCATGGCGGATTTCACCACCAGCGTCCCCAAGGGGTCGCTGCTCACGTATGATTTTCTGGTCTCCACCGCCAGCGGCGCATTGACGGCGAGCCTCAGCAAGGCGGAACTCGTCCCCGGGTCCGCCGCTCTGCCCGAGGGGCGCATAGCGGGTCTCGCCTTCGCCAACCAGGGGGCGGATCTGATCGTCGGGCCCGGCATGGCCGGGGCTTTGGCCTGCGCCATGCCCGGCGAAGGCTGGAACACGTTTGGCGCGACGCAGGGCGGCTGGTCGCGCTACAAGACGGGCTCGCACGTGGATGTGGGCGGCGTTTCCCTGCTGGCCGGGCTGGCCCGGAAAACCCCGCTGCCGGTGGGCAACCTCACGCTGGGCGGTTTTTTAGAAGCCGGATGGGGCGAGTATGACACGCACAACAGCTTCAACAACGCGGCGTCGGTGAACGGGGACGGCGACACCCGCTATTACGGCGGCGGCATCCTGGGCTGCCTTGAGTTGTCCAACGGCCTGTACATGCAGGCATCCGGCCGCGTGGGCCGGGCGGACACGCACTTCTCTTCCGGCGATATGCGCGACGGCATGGGCCAGGAGGCGCGGTACGATTACGGCGCGCTGTATTACGGCGCGCACGCGGGCATCGGGTATCTTTTCCGGTTCAACGAGCGGGCGCTGTTGGATGTTTCCTCAAAGTATCTCTGGACGCGCCTGGAGGACGATAACACGCATTTGAGCACGGGCGAGTCCGTGCATTTCAGCTCGTCCGAGTCCCAGCGCTGGCGCACCGGGGCGCGTTTTTCCCATGCCGTGACGGGCACGGTCACGCCCTATATCGGCGCGGCCTATGAATATGAGTTTGACGGCAAGGCCAGAGCAACGGCTGAAGGATACAGGCTGCGTTCCGCCGATCTCAAAGGCGGCACGGGCATCGGCGAGGCGGGTATTTCCATAATGCCCGCCCACGGGGAAGGCGGCCTGACCCTGGACCTGGGCATACAGGGGTATGTGGGAACGCGCGAAGGCCTGACCGGCAGCGTGCAGCTCAAGTGGGAGTTCTAA
- a CDS encoding Nonspecific acid phosphatase produces MVKRLCILFFFVFAAVIPANAAGVAEPAAMPSWNDTAAKEAILAFVRGATTPGSADFVPPSERIAVFDNDGTLWAEQPMYAQVFFMVDRIRDLAPGHPEWRKQEPFASVLQGDLKSALSGGDKAVFALGMAAHAGMSTDEFERITADWLAKARNPATGRLFTNMVYQPMLELMDYLRAHAFKVYIVSGGGVDLMRGFSERVYGVPPENVIGSSLKTKWDDSTGTPRIMRLPEVDFIDDREGKPLAIQRVIGRRPLMAFGNSDGDLQMLQWTTAGPGKRFALIVHHTDAAREWAYDRESPVGKLDKALDEANRKGWIVLDMRKDWKIIYKED; encoded by the coding sequence ATGGTAAAACGCCTTTGCATTCTGTTCTTTTTCGTATTCGCCGCCGTCATACCGGCGAATGCCGCGGGCGTCGCGGAACCGGCGGCCATGCCTTCCTGGAACGATACGGCGGCCAAAGAGGCCATTCTCGCTTTCGTGCGCGGAGCGACCACCCCCGGCAGCGCGGACTTCGTCCCGCCGTCCGAACGGATAGCCGTGTTCGACAACGACGGAACGCTGTGGGCCGAGCAACCCATGTATGCCCAGGTCTTTTTCATGGTGGACAGGATCAGGGATCTGGCGCCCGGGCATCCGGAGTGGCGCAAGCAGGAACCGTTCGCCTCGGTGCTGCAAGGCGACCTCAAGAGCGCGCTGTCCGGCGGCGATAAAGCGGTCTTTGCGCTCGGCATGGCAGCCCACGCCGGCATGTCCACCGACGAGTTCGAACGCATTACCGCCGATTGGCTGGCAAAAGCCCGGAACCCCGCGACCGGAAGGCTTTTCACAAACATGGTCTACCAGCCCATGCTGGAACTTATGGACTATCTCCGTGCCCATGCATTCAAGGTGTATATCGTTTCCGGCGGGGGCGTGGACCTCATGCGCGGCTTTTCAGAAAGGGTATACGGCGTGCCGCCGGAAAATGTGATCGGCTCCAGCCTGAAAACAAAGTGGGACGACAGCACGGGAACGCCCCGCATCATGCGCCTGCCCGAGGTGGATTTCATAGACGACCGCGAAGGAAAGCCGCTGGCCATCCAGCGCGTCATCGGGCGCCGTCCGCTCATGGCGTTCGGCAATTCCGACGGCGACCTGCAAATGCTGCAATGGACAACGGCGGGACCGGGCAAACGGTTCGCCCTGATCGTCCACCACACCGACGCCGCGCGTGAATGGGCCTATGACCGGGAATCCCCGGTCGGAAAACTGGACAAGGCCCTGGACGAAGCCAACCGGAAAGGTTGGATCGTGCTCGATATGCGAAAAGACTGGAAAATAATCTACAAGGAGGATTGA
- a CDS encoding Sulfatase, translated as MESVKHALRCGKVAAVGAVLAAGLLFSPADAAAAEAQESKAKKPNIIVIMTDDVGYGDLGCYGGGVMRGAPTPNLDRMAKEGMRFADYYGQASSTAGRASFVTGRIPIRTSLSSVLAPGDPNGIKKETPTIAQALKGLGYKTVQLGKWHLGDKEENFPTAVGFDEMYHMTPYYAGVYAYENAELHPNFPRNDPKFMKEWRELAVLSEFEGKAGEKPKVVTEDFNYQNLKTGDDNMRAKAVEWIKQNAKGDQPFFMYLNFLKVHNPNNPVDRWKGKAPGGMPYQDALMEMDDNSGQIIQAVRDLKIDKDTLIIWTTDNGAWLDAWPDAGYTPFRGMKGTPFEGGFRVPAIAWWPGHIPAGSVATDMMSHMDWWPTLVKVAGGTPPPYKWKDNNGKPIIFDGIDNSEMLLGKGPGKRDFFAYFNDQKFGAIRYTNLKMVFTAKDTWLGPELEINPPAIYDLWQDPGENYDLIFNGAAPTRGEFKTSPGRYAGQDNGWMAIKMNPPLISFLEEFKEFPNTPYKPWGMGLTKVIPAEFK; from the coding sequence ATGGAGAGTGTAAAACACGCGTTGCGCTGCGGCAAAGTGGCCGCCGTCGGCGCGGTATTGGCCGCCGGGCTGCTCTTTTCCCCGGCGGATGCCGCGGCCGCGGAGGCGCAGGAAAGCAAAGCCAAAAAACCCAACATTATCGTCATCATGACGGACGACGTGGGCTACGGCGACCTGGGCTGTTACGGCGGGGGCGTTATGCGCGGGGCTCCCACGCCCAACCTGGACCGTATGGCCAAGGAGGGTATGCGCTTTGCGGACTACTACGGCCAGGCCAGTTCCACGGCCGGGCGCGCATCCTTTGTCACCGGGCGCATTCCCATCCGCACCTCGCTTTCGTCCGTGCTGGCCCCCGGCGACCCGAACGGGATAAAGAAAGAGACGCCCACCATAGCCCAGGCCCTGAAAGGACTCGGCTACAAAACCGTGCAGTTGGGCAAGTGGCACCTTGGCGACAAGGAGGAAAACTTCCCCACAGCCGTCGGCTTTGACGAAATGTACCATATGACCCCGTATTACGCCGGGGTGTATGCTTACGAAAACGCCGAACTGCATCCGAACTTCCCGCGCAACGATCCGAAATTCATGAAAGAATGGCGCGAGTTGGCCGTGCTTTCAGAGTTCGAAGGCAAAGCGGGGGAAAAACCGAAAGTCGTCACCGAAGACTTCAATTACCAAAATTTGAAGACCGGCGACGATAACATGCGGGCCAAGGCCGTTGAGTGGATCAAGCAAAACGCGAAAGGCGACCAGCCGTTCTTCATGTATCTTAACTTCCTGAAAGTGCATAACCCCAACAACCCCGTCGACCGCTGGAAAGGCAAAGCGCCCGGCGGCATGCCCTATCAGGACGCCCTGATGGAAATGGACGACAACAGCGGCCAGATCATCCAGGCGGTTCGCGATCTCAAGATAGATAAAGACACGCTCATTATCTGGACCACCGACAACGGCGCATGGCTCGACGCATGGCCCGACGCCGGGTACACTCCCTTTCGCGGCATGAAGGGCACGCCCTTTGAGGGCGGTTTCAGAGTACCGGCCATAGCATGGTGGCCCGGCCATATTCCCGCCGGGTCCGTGGCCACGGACATGATGAGCCACATGGACTGGTGGCCCACCCTCGTGAAAGTCGCGGGCGGCACGCCTCCTCCGTACAAATGGAAGGACAATAACGGCAAACCCATTATCTTCGACGGCATAGACAACAGCGAGATGCTGCTGGGCAAGGGCCCCGGCAAACGGGATTTCTTCGCCTATTTCAACGACCAGAAATTCGGGGCCATCCGCTACACCAACCTCAAGATGGTCTTCACCGCCAAGGATACCTGGCTGGGACCGGAACTTGAGATCAACCCGCCGGCGATTTACGATTTGTGGCAGGATCCGGGCGAAAATTACGATTTGATTTTCAACGGCGCGGCTCCCACACGCGGCGAGTTTAAGACGTCGCCGGGCCGTTATGCGGGCCAGGACAACGGCTGGATGGCCATTAAAATGAATCCGCCGTTGATATCCTTCCTTGAAGAGTTCAAGGAGTTTCCAAATACTCCCTATAAACCATGGGGAATGGGCTTGACGAAGGTTATCCCGGCTGAGTTCAAATAA
- the chuR gene encoding Anaerobic sulfatase-maturating enzyme: protein MTEPSGGRQRMFRGKPMVRMHAMMKAAGPVCNLDCDYCYYTSKKELLTTQSRWKTTPETLERFIRQYVEQQNAPEIVFSWQGGEASLLGLDFFKTIVALQKKYTPPHVRIENDLQTNGTLLDDAWCAFLRENNFLVGLSMDGPKHMHDVYRKDASGAGSFDRVMRSARLLHEYGVRFATLTVVNAVNAKHPVDVYTFLRDEVGSSQMQFMPLVEHKAHAVIAPQRWNAAELPDEHSPRVNPSHPDSVVAPWCVPPDAYGDFLTGVFDEYLKRDLGAVYVPFFDSAVEQWMGKPSPLCIFAPICGKGVAVEHNGDVYACDHYVYPEYRLGNIAEKALIDMVLSPRQERFGYVKDSALPRKCRECRYLFACSGECPKNRLLKTAEGEAGLNYLCAGLYRYFSHIDPYIRKIVHALGHEVADDVPPLPLDKKGARST from the coding sequence ATGACCGAACCGTCCGGCGGCAGACAACGCATGTTCAGAGGCAAGCCCATGGTGCGCATGCACGCCATGATGAAGGCCGCGGGCCCCGTGTGCAACCTTGACTGCGACTACTGCTATTACACCAGCAAAAAAGAGCTGCTTACAACGCAAAGCCGCTGGAAGACCACTCCGGAAACTTTGGAACGGTTCATCCGGCAGTATGTGGAACAGCAAAACGCCCCTGAAATCGTGTTTTCCTGGCAAGGGGGCGAAGCATCCCTGCTCGGCCTTGATTTTTTCAAAACCATCGTGGCGTTGCAAAAAAAATATACGCCTCCTCATGTGCGCATCGAGAACGACCTGCAAACCAACGGCACGCTGCTGGACGACGCCTGGTGCGCCTTTTTGCGGGAGAACAATTTTTTGGTGGGGCTCAGCATGGACGGCCCCAAACACATGCACGACGTCTACAGAAAGGACGCCTCGGGCGCGGGGTCCTTCGACAGGGTCATGCGTTCCGCCCGTTTGTTGCATGAATATGGCGTCCGGTTCGCCACCCTGACCGTGGTCAATGCCGTCAATGCGAAGCATCCGGTTGACGTGTACACCTTTTTGCGGGACGAGGTCGGCAGCTCTCAGATGCAGTTCATGCCCCTTGTGGAACACAAAGCGCACGCGGTCATCGCGCCGCAGCGCTGGAACGCGGCGGAACTGCCCGACGAACATTCCCCGCGCGTCAACCCCTCGCATCCCGATTCCGTCGTGGCTCCCTGGTGCGTGCCGCCGGACGCGTACGGCGATTTTCTGACCGGCGTTTTTGACGAATACCTGAAGCGCGATCTCGGCGCCGTGTATGTTCCGTTTTTTGACAGCGCCGTGGAGCAATGGATGGGCAAACCGTCGCCGCTGTGCATCTTCGCGCCGATTTGCGGCAAGGGCGTGGCCGTGGAGCATAACGGCGACGTATACGCCTGCGATCATTACGTGTACCCGGAATACAGGCTCGGCAACATAGCCGAAAAAGCGCTGATCGACATGGTGCTTTCGCCGCGGCAGGAACGTTTCGGCTACGTGAAGGATTCCGCCCTGCCGCGCAAATGCAGGGAATGCCGCTATCTTTTCGCCTGTTCGGGAGAATGCCCTAAAAACAGACTCCTGAAGACGGCGGAGGGCGAAGCGGGGCTGAACTATTTGTGCGCGGGGCTGTACCGCTATTTCAGCCATATCGACCCGTATATCCGGAAAATTGTCCATGCCCTCGGCCATGAGGTCGCCGACGACGTGCCTCCCCTTCCCTTGGATAAGAAAGGAGCGCGCAGCACATGA
- a CDS encoding hypothetical protein (Evidence 5 : No homology to any previously reported sequences), protein MKVAVHEHEKGGKELRVSVPWSMIEDDYDAVAGEYAKVPLKGFRPGKAPPAEIFARFGAGITNGLLSAAGTRLCRAALKKAGLAAGSPVTIADAVLKRNDVLEFTATFIEMPCFELPDYLHLDLQAQDVPGRIDEISLWLLHNTTIALPEYFVAKELLYTDAGTSSSGNAARKEAEDRVKLMLILKKIADRDGLEVSQQEITERTRALADEHGMSLESFNGLLAAGNGLGRLADSLLAEKVLAYLSDAAH, encoded by the coding sequence ATGAAAGTAGCCGTCCATGAGCATGAAAAAGGGGGAAAAGAACTGCGCGTCAGCGTACCCTGGTCCATGATCGAAGACGATTATGACGCCGTCGCGGGCGAGTACGCGAAAGTTCCGCTCAAAGGCTTTCGTCCCGGCAAAGCCCCGCCCGCCGAGATCTTTGCCCGCTTTGGGGCGGGGATAACCAACGGGCTCCTGAGCGCGGCGGGCACAAGACTCTGCCGGGCCGCTTTGAAGAAGGCGGGCCTGGCGGCAGGGTCGCCCGTGACCATCGCGGACGCCGTTCTCAAGAGAAACGATGTTCTCGAATTCACGGCGACGTTCATAGAAATGCCGTGTTTCGAATTGCCGGACTACCTGCATCTTGACCTTCAGGCACAGGACGTGCCGGGCAGGATAGACGAAATATCCCTATGGTTATTGCACAACACAACGATAGCGCTGCCGGAATATTTTGTTGCAAAAGAACTGCTCTATACCGACGCCGGAACGTCCTCTTCGGGCAATGCGGCGCGAAAGGAAGCCGAAGACAGGGTAAAGCTCATGCTCATCCTGAAAAAGATCGCCGACCGGGACGGCCTTGAAGTCAGCCAGCAAGAAATCACCGAAAGAACGCGCGCGCTGGCCGACGAGCACGGCATGAGCCTTGAGTCGTTCAACGGATTATTGGCGGCGGGCAACGGGCTCGGCCGCCTGGCCGACTCTTTGCTGGCGGAAAAAGTTTTGGCGTATCTCAGCGACGCGGCGCACTGA
- a CDS encoding hypothetical protein (Evidence 5 : No homology to any previously reported sequences), with the protein MHQQRGYPFYPIRGNGKAGVWRFEGLCKIGAGLCLASSKLKVVTDDSATTFLCVKGAAAQGLNIAEAVSAPRR; encoded by the coding sequence TTGCATCAACAGCGCGGCTATCCGTTTTATCCCATACGAGGAAATGGAAAAGCAGGGGTATGGCGATTTGAAGGCCTATGTAAAATAGGGGCCGGTCTCTGTCTTGCATCAAGTAAATTAAAAGTGGTTACCGATGATTCGGCAACCACTTTTCTGTGCGTCAAAGGCGCGGCCGCACAGGGCCTGAATATCGCCGAGGCCGTCAGTGCGCCGCGTCGCTGA